A stretch of DNA from Anaerobacillus isosaccharinicus:
CTAATACATCCAGACCAATTGTTGGTTCATCTAAAAATAAAAGCGGCGGATTATGGATGAGTGCAGCAGCTAATTCACAACGCATCCTTTGCCCTAAAGATAGCTTTCTAACTGGCTTATCAAGTAACGGACCAATATCTAACGTTTCAATGACATGTCCCATATGATTTTTATAATCTTCATCAGAAACTCGGTACACCTTCTTTAACAACCGAAACGATTCTTGGACAGCAATGTCCCACCAAAGCTGGGAACGTTGACCGAACACCACACCGATTGTCCGCACAAATTCTTCCCGTTGCTTATGTGGGTCCATCCCATTTACGATAACAGATCCTGAAGTAGGCGTAAGTATCCCCGTTAGCATTTTAATCGTAGTTGATTTTCCAGCCCCATTTTCTCCGATGTACCCTACCATCTCTCCTTGCTTTACATTTAATGAAATATTATCAACCGCTGCAAGTACTTTATAATTCCTTGTTAATAAGTCTCGAAAAGCCCCTGATAAACCAGAGCGACTTGAATAAGACTTAAATTCTTTTCGTAAATTTTTAACCTCGATTACGTTCAACCTACATCCCTCCTGGATTTTTTCAGCTAATCTAGTTTAACTTGTCACGGTCTTTACAGCAAGTAGTTCACTTGTCTAACAGATCAAATTATGGGAAAGCTAATGAATAAACATGTTTTAGTGAGGTGTTAACCATTAAAAAAGTTATTTTATTTAGCCTAGTGACGATTGCAATCTTTGGCACCTTAGCCGTTTTTCAATCAAATAACAATTTAAACAATGGTCAAACAAATCAAATTCATCCACAAACAATTGAAACTGAAGTAGTGGTAGAAACAGAAATTACCGAATCTAATATTAATGAAGTAACAGAAATAAAAAGACGAACGAATCCATTCTCGATTAGAAAAACACCTAAACCATTATCAATTTTACTGTTTGGTGTTGATCGCACACCTGATGAAAAATATGGTCGTTCCGATTCCATCATGCTTGCATTAGTCCAACCTGAAACGAAGGAATTGATGCTAATGTCTATTCCAAGAGACACCTATATCAACATCCCAGATCATGGATACCATAAATTAAATCGCTCCTTTCAATTAGGAGGTCCAACACTAACAAAACAAACAGTTTCCGACTGGCTTGAATTTGAAATTAACGAAACAGCATCTATTGATTATGCTAGCTTCGAAAAAATGATCGACCTAATTGGCGGAATTGAAATGCACGTAGACCGCCGTATGGCCCATAACGAGTTTATTATTGAGGAAGGACTTCAAACTTTATCTGGCAAAGAAGCCCTTTACTTTGTTCGATTCCGAAAAAGCTTAGACGGTAACCACGACAGTGATTATAAAAGAACGGAACGACAACGTCAGCTCCTAACCAAGTTAACAAGTGAATTATTAAAATCTCGTTCCTTTACTGAATCCTTTTCTTTATTAAGGTCCCTTTTTAAAACGGTCGACACAACCTTGTCCTTACAGCAAATCATCACATACGGACACCATTATTCTGACTTTTCATCGGAAAAGATAACCACCCTTTCAATTACCGGACACGGAGACCGACGCGGCGGCCTCTGGTACGAAATCATCCCAGACAAAGAACTCGAAGAAAAACAAAAACTGATTTATGAGTTTATGAATCCGCAGGGAGAATAGCCTTAAAGTTCAATGTAGAATGTAGAATGCAAAATGGTGTAAGTTTTGCTTCGAAGTAAGTTTAAAGTGCAGAACTAACTTAGCGCAGTGCTTCGAAGCTTTTCTTACACAATTCTAAATTCTACATTATACATTCTACATTTCATTAGTGCTACAATATGGTTATCTTTGAAATGTATTAGGAGGATTTTTTATGGAACGGAAACAATCGGAAGTATTATATGAAGAAGCACAGCAGCATATCGTCGGCGGCGTTAATAGTCCGTCACGTTCGTTTAAAGGTGTTGGTGGTGGTACCCCAATTTTTATGGAAAGAGCCAAAGGGGCTTATTTCTGGGATGTAGATGGAAACAAATATATCGACTATTTAGCGGCATATGGCCCAATTATTACTGGACATGCTCACCCTCATATTACAAAAGCAATTACTAATGCTTGTGAAAACGGAATTTTATACGGAACACCGACTGGGCTTGAAGTTACCTTTGCTAAAATGCTTAAAGAAGCTATTCCTTCAATGGAAAAGGTCCGGTTTGTTAACTCTGGAACAGAAGCCGTTATGACAACTATACGTGTTGCCCGAGCTTACACCGGACGTGATAAAATCATCAAATTTGCTGGTTGCTATCACGGCCATTCTGATTTAGTTCTAGTCGCTGCTGGATCTGGTCCTTCTACACTTGGCACACCTGATTCTGCTGGTGTTCCGAAAAGCATTGCTAAAGAAGTCATTACAGTTCCATTTAACGACATTGAAGCCTACGAACAAGCGTTAAAAAAGTGGGGCAATGAAATAGCGGCAGTTTTAGTTGAGCCAATCGTTGGTAACTTCGGGATTGTTGAACCATTCCCTGGGTTTTTAGAAAAAGTAAATGAACTTACTCATAAAGCTGGAGCCCTCGTTATTTACGACGAAGTCATTACCGCTTTTCGTTTCATGTATGGCGGAGCCCAAAACTTATTAGGTGTTGAACCTGATATCACGGCCCTTGGGAAAATTATTGGTGGCGGCTTACCAATTGGCGCTTACGGTGGAAAAAAAGCTATTATGGAACAAGTGGCACCATTAGGCCCAGCTTATCAAGCCGGAACAATGGCAGGTAATCCAGCCTCCATTAGTGCAGGCATTGCTTGTCTTGAAATATTACAACAACCTGGCGTATACGAGCAATTAGATCAATTCGGTGAAATACTTGAAAAAGGAATTAAAAGCTTAGCAGAGAAATATAATATTCCTATTACCCTTAATAGATTGATGGGGGCTTTAACCATTTATTTCACAACCGAAATTGTTACAAATTATGATTTAGCTGAACAAACGGATGGTGAGATGTTCGCCAAATTCTTTAAACTTATGCTTAATGAAGGAATTAATCTCGCTCCGTCAAAATACGAAGCTTGGTTTCTAACAACCGAACACACCGAAGAAGATCTTACCTATACACTAAAAGCTGTTGAAAATGCATTTATAGCCTTGAATAATGAATAATTATACAATAACACCTTTCCTGGAGAATGAATATTCTTCAGGTTTTTTTATAAAAAATACTGAAACCGTTTGCAGGTTGGAAGATTTTCTGACATCATCCGCCCTTTTTTTCTAAACATTCCCTGAATGCTCTATCCAATAAAATGAATATATCCGTTGATTTATTCTTCGTGCCGTTGTATACTTGTTTTATAATTCTGACAATTTTGAGATCAATTTTGATTAAATCAATGCCAAAAAAGCATTGGTAATAATTGCAACAATATGAAATGGACCTAAGCTTCTTATAGTAGATTAATATGAGCTAGGCTGTTTACTTTTACTAGGAGGTGAAGGTCAGTCATTCTGACCAAGAACATGAAAAGAAAATGGAGTCCCGAAAATTTTACTGGCTTTAAAAATGAAGAGCATGACAGCTGCGGAATCGTTTCTGCAATTGAAAAAAAACGGATACCAACGAAAAAAAATATTGACGATTGTATCGATGCCTTAGTAAAAATGAACCACCGAGCTGGATTTATTAATGAAGAAGGTGACGGTGTAGGGATCCATATCGATATTCCCCGTGCCCTATGGAAAGAAAAATTACAACAAAGTTCTCAAAACACAGGTCTAGTTGATGATTCTAATTTCGTTGTTGGTCATTTCTTTATCAACAAAGGGACCAACGTAGATAAAGCGAAGGAAACGATCATAGCTCACTTTGCTGAAGCAGACCTTGATATTTTGTTCGAATCTGACCAAGTGACAAACTCAGATGCACTTGGGCCAATGGGTCGTAGCCAAGAACCTTGTTTTTGGCAAGTAGCTTTATTTCCTAAGGAAAAAATCGATAACCTTTCTAGTAAACTATTTAACTTAATAATAAAGATTGAAAAGGATTTGGCTGTTCATGTTGCCTCACTTAGCCAATATCATGCTGTTTATAAAGTATTAGGTGCAGGAGATATTCTGCCAAAATTTTATCAAGATTTAGCTAATCCTTTAGTAGCTTCTACAATGACTTTAGGTCATAACCGTTATTCAACAAATACGCTATCAAATTTTTTCCGCGTTCAACCATTTAGTGTTATTGGTCATAACGGAGAAATAAACACAATAGCGAAACTTCGTGATGAAGCCCAGATGCTAGGTGTCCCACTTGTAGAAGGCGCAAGTGACTCTCAAGACTTAAGCCGTATTTTAGAAACGTTTATCTGTGAACATAACTATTCGTTATTTGAAGCTCTTGAAATAATGTTTCCACCAATTATTAATGAAATTAAAGCCTTCCCTGATCATTTGCAAGATTTATATACGTATATTCGTGAGGCTTGGGGTCATTTTGCCCAAGGACCTGCAGGGATTATATCTCGCTTTGGTGATGAAGCTGCGTTCTCTCTTGACTCATTAGGTTTACGTCCACTTTGGATGATTGAAAATGAAACTTCTTTCTATTTTTCTTCAGAACAAGGAATTCTTTCTTCAAATGAATTTGTTTCTGAACCAAAGCCACTTGCTCCAGGGGAAAAGGTAGGCTTGAAGTGGAAAGAAGACGACACTATTCAGGTATACTTTCACGAAGAAGTCCAAGAAGAAGTTTATACTCGGATGAATAAACGACTTAGTGTAGCGGGAAGCCGAAAGCGCCTCACAACAATACTTGCAAAAGGCAACACACCACATAAAATGAAAATTAAAGTGACAAATAACTATTACTCTGCCTTTGGTTGGGACCGAGAACATATTCAGATGGTTGAGCAAATGGCAGAAAAAGGTGTTGAACCAATTCGTTCTTTAGGTCATGATGCTCCTTTAGCAGCCCTTGACCAAGGCCGAAAAAACCTGGCTGACTTTATTAAAGAAAGTGTTGCAGTTGTTACAAACCCAGCGATTGACAGAGACCGTGAAATGGAACATTTCTCAACTCGTGTCATCGTTGGAAAGAGACCTTCACTTTTTTCAGATGCACCGTTTAATGTAGCTGAACTTGTTTCGCCACTATTAATTGAAGGCTCTCCAGGTGAACTGCTAGCATCTCAGCATAATCATCCAACATATGAGCAAATATTAGAGAAATTCAAAACAACTGATGAAATTTATTATCTAGCCCTTTCTTTCTCTAAAGATGAGACCATTTCGGCTGCACTAGATAGACTGACGAACGAAGCTGCTTCTGCTATTGAAGGTGGTGCTGCACTACTTGTACTCGATGATGAAAAAGCTCATAAAGAAAATCAATTATGGTTAGACCCTCATCTAGCTGTATCGGCTATTGATCAAGGATTAACTGAAAAACAATTACGACGTGGCTGTTCGATTGCCGTACGTTCTGCTAGCATTCGTTCTCTCCACGATATTGCCGTATTGTTTGGTTTAGGTGCAGATGTCATTAACCCTTATTTAATGTTTGCAACGGTTGTGGAACAAGATGACAAACCTGCAGTTCAGCTATTCACTGCCTTAAACAAAGGACTTGAAAAAGTTATATCAACTCTTGGTATCCATGAACTTCGGGGCTATGGCCGCTTATTTTCGGCGATGGGTCTAAATAAAGAAGTAGCCGATGTATTAAACATCGTCAACTTCTTAGGATCATCAGAAGTAGCTTTCAACTTTGATGCGATAAAAAAGGATAGCATAGCGAGGTACGAAGATTTCCATAAAGAAAATGCAAAGGCTGGGAAACTATTTCATTTCTTCCCACGTATTTGGAAATCAATCGGTGACCTTTCAAGTGGTGTTGCATCATACGAAGATTTTAAAAATAAGTTAGAAGAACAAGAACTAAAAAATCCTATCTCTATTCGACATCTAACCGATCTAGTTCATTCAAAGAAACCATTAAACCCTGAAGAAGTAGATGTGGGCGTAAAAAATCATAGCCTTCCATTTATGATTTCTTCAATGTCATTTGGTTCTCAAAATGAAATAGCTTTTAGGGCTTACGCTGAAGCAGCAGAGCGCCTTAACATGATTTCATTCAACGGTGAGGGTGGAGAAATTAAAGATATGCTTGGGAAGTACCCAAATACGAGAGGTCAGCAGGTTGCCTCTGGTCGTTTTGGGGTAAACGTCGAACTACTAAATTCAACAAACTTAATAGAGTTAAAGATCGGTCAAGGAGCTAAACCAGGTGAAGGTGGGCACTTGCCAGGTTCAAAAGTAACAGCCAAAGTCGCTGCTGCTCGTAATGCTACGACCGGCTCTGATTTGATCTCACCATCAAATAACCATGATATTTATTCAATTGAAGATTTAGCTCAAATTATCACTGAGTTTAAAACAGCAAACGACCAAGCCAAAGTTGCAGTAAAAGTCCCAATCGTTCCGAACATCGGAACAATCGCTGTTGGAATTGCAAAAGCTGGCGCCGATTACATTACATTAAGTGGTTTTGATGGCGGAACAGGTGCTGCTCGTGTTCATGCCCTTCAACATGTTGGTTTACCAATTGAAATTGGAGTTAAAGCAGCACACAACGCGCTGATTGAAGCAGGTCTACGTAATTCAGTAGAACTATGGGCAGACGGTGGAATGCGAAGCGCTCTTGATGTAATGAAGGTTATCCTTTTAGGTGCTAACCGTGTTGGTTTTGGTACGCTAGCCATGATTGCAGTTGGTTGTACGACTTGTCGTGGTTGTCATCTTGATACATGCCATGTTGGAATTGCAACTCAAATCGAAAGTGAGGAACAAGCAAAAGAACATGGTCTACGACGGTTTGTCCCTCGTAAATTTGATTTAGCCGTTGAAGGGTTAACAAATCTCTTCACTGCATTCGGTAAAGAGTTACAAGTATTAACAGCCACACTTGGTGCAAAGCGCACGCAAGATCTTGTTGGCCGCTCAGACTTACTCCAACAAGTCCGAGGCAAAGAATTAATGAATTTATCTAGTATGTTAGAAACGATTGCTGTAACCGATATCTCTCACTATGAAGCTCAAACGGAAATTGAAGAAGGACGATTAGCAGTTGCTGTCGGTGCTGAGTACCTAGATAACAACGTAGAAGAACTTTCTCAATCTAGAGAGTTTACTAGAGTAACAGCCGAACAACGTGTATTAGGAAGCCGTGTTTCATGTCATCGAGTTCGTGGAAAGCTTGATGGTTCATACCGAAACTTACCTGAAATTACGCTAAACTTTAAGGAAGGTTCTATCCCTGGTAACGGTCTAGGTGCTTATAATAGTAGCGGTGTTACGATTAATGTCCATGGTGGTGCTCAAGATGGTGTTGGAAAGACATCCTTTGGCGGTTCATTTGCTATCTTAAAATCTGAAGGACGCGACGGCAGATTTTATAATGGCTCAGTAGGTAAAGGTGCTGGTTACGGCGCTCAACAAGGACTTTTCATCATTCAAGGAAACGCTGATGCTAGAGCAGGAATTCGTCTCTCAGGAGCCGATATCATTATTGGTGGTCGTGTTACTAAGCCACTTCGTACAGATTACTTTGCAAATATCGCTACACATGCCAATATTAAAGGTTTTGCTTTTGAGTATATGACAAATGGACGTGGGGTTGTTTTAGGTGACCCAGGACCTTGGATTTGTGCAGGTATGACTGGTGGTGTCGTCTACCTTCGTCATCAACCAGAAGTGGGCTTAACAAAAGCAGCTCTACAAAAAAGGATTGCAAAAGGAGCAAACGTATCAATCGAACCTTTATCAAATAAAGGGATTGATGATTTAACAGAGCTGTTAACGAAGTACAAAAATACTCTGACGGAAAATGGGCAAACAGAAGAGGCTGAAATTATCGCCATGCTTCTAGCCGAACCAGAAGAACATTTCCTTCAAGTGATCCCAACTAAACTACAAGCTGACCCATCAGTGTCAACAGAATAAACAAAAAGATGAAGGTGTCTCAATTTCATGAGTCACCTTCATCTTTTTTCTATATGACAAAATAGAGAAATGTACCAAATGTAAACGATGCCATAACTCTTTCATGATTTTTGTACCTTGATTGTTTTCTAAATTAAGTGTAATATTACGTTTCGATAGACCAAATTTAGGTCAAATTATAATTATGAATTAACTTCACACTGATTATTCACAAATATATTAGAATTTACTATGAGAGGAACTATGTTATGAAGCTTGGAGCCCGGATTTTCAAAACCGGATTATCCATTACACTTTCACTTTATGTTGCGATGTTTTTCAATTTGTCTCCACCTATGTTTGCTGCCCTAGCAGCTACATTTGCCATACAACCATCTATACAAAAAAGTTTTCAAACAATTCTAGAGCAAGTTCAGGCAAATATTATTAGTGCAATTTTAGCAATCGTGTTTGTTCTGACATTTGGACATCATCCATTTGTCGTAGGTGTAGTGGTCATTATTGTTATTGCCATAAATCTTCAGCTGAAAATGGAAGCGATCATTCCTTTAGCCGTAGTTACTGTTATTATCATTATGGAAAGCCCTACTGATGATTTTATTGCTTTTGCAACAACTCGTTTTCTACTTATTATCATCGGTGTTTTCTCAGCATTTATCGTTAATTTAGTCTTTATTCCACCAAAACACGAAACACAGCTTTATCATAAAATATCCGATAGCACAGAGAACATCATTAAATGGATTAGACTCTTAACACGTAACGACGCTAAACAGAAAATGCTAAAAAAAGATTTATCTAGATTAAAAGATACGATGATAAAAATTAATAATTTGTTTCTTCTCTATAAAGAAGAACGAAATTACTTTAAGAAACGCCAGTATGCTAAAGCGAGAAAAGTTGTTCTTTTTCGCCATATGTTAGCAACTTCAAATAAAGCTTTAGTCATATTAAAATCATTAAACAGGCGTGAAAATGAATTACACCACATGCCTGAAGAACTTCAGACATTAATTAGAGAGCGTCTCGATTACCTAACAAACTATCATGAACGAATTCTTCTGAAGTATGTAGGTAAGGTTAAAACACATACGACGGAAGAGTGCATTCAAGAAGTTTGTCTTGGCAAGCAAGAATTAATGGAGTTATTCGTTAATTTTTACAAAAAAGAAGAAATTGACTCAGATGAATGGCTTCATCTCTTCCCTATAATTGCCCAAATCGTCGAGTATAGCGATCAATTAGAATACTTAGATAAGCTTGTTAACGGCTTCTTTAAGTATCATAAAAAAGAAAATAAGGTAAATATCAAGGAAAGAGAAGAATAGAAAAAAAGCCAGCACTTATAATCTCAGGTGCTGGCTTTTTTACGTTATAAAAACTCGTTTTTATTCTTAAGAGTATGCTCCAATGAAAACAGTTTGCTTCCATTCAGAGAAAGATGGGTACCTATTGCTAGAAAGGGTTAAAAGTCCAAAGATTTTTAATTTTTACCTTGTTTGTTTTGAAAAAATGACAGCAAAACACCAAACTCACAAACGACAATATAAAGGAAAAAACTCTCTAAACCTAGAAACGACCCGTAGTCCCCCTCAAAATCGCCATGTGTGCCTTCGATTTTCATGAAAAGAAAATCTATGATGGAGAATTGATCCTCTAAATAGAAACCTCTATACAAAAGTAATAAGCCAGCTATATAAAACGGCAAAGAGATATAAAGCGAGCGCTTCCCTTTTTTGATCAAAGTTCGAGCCATTAACAAAGGAAATACTAGTAGAGTTATAAAAACAAGACCGTAAAGATGTGTGTGGTTTTGAAGAGGCTCTGGTAATCCTATCGGCAATACAAATATAACATGGATCAAAAGGGTAAAAAGAAAAGCAAATCCATAGGTAAAGCTTTTTTGTAAAGTAGACATATTTTTCACCTCGAACTAATTGCTATTTTAATAAATAGCTTTTTGATTTTTCATCATATAGTGGTCTTTTTCCTTTTTTTAGTGAAAGAAATAACGTCGGAAAAAGATATAGTTTCATTAACTCTCTTTTTACATACTGAACTTTACTAATCTCTATTGCATTTTCATCACGTAGATATAAGCCCACCATTTTCATCCCCACCGTTTGTTTTGAGAACATTGGAAAAACATATTGAATAAGAATAGCCACTGTTGCTAAGACGACCCAATTAATGACGAACAAATGAAATTCATGCTCCAAAATATATTCACGAATCATGACCATATCGTTTAATTCAGGTGCATTTGTTTGACCATACATCCATCTTGTTGTCAAAGTTCCAACAATGAGTAAGGTAATGGCTAAGGTCATTAAATCATAAAATAGAGCAACCAACCGTGAGAATAAGCCAGCCTGGTATTTTTCATCAAGCATTTTATTGATCCATTTTTGTTCCATTATGCGCCTCCCTTGGAGTTTTTGTATAGATCTTTTCTATAATATACGAACAGTGCGACAATAAGTTTCGTAAAAGATTCAATTTTCAGTTTATTAATCTCAAAAAAGAACAACTGCCCTATCAGCAGTTGCTCGCATTAAGTAAGAAAAGATCATCTATGATACGTTTTCCCTTGATAAATCCA
This window harbors:
- a CDS encoding ABC transporter ATP-binding protein yields the protein MNVIEVKNLRKEFKSYSSRSGLSGAFRDLLTRNYKVLAAVDNISLNVKQGEMVGYIGENGAGKSTTIKMLTGILTPTSGSVIVNGMDPHKQREEFVRTIGVVFGQRSQLWWDIAVQESFRLLKKVYRVSDEDYKNHMGHVIETLDIGPLLDKPVRKLSLGQRMRCELAAALIHNPPLLFLDEPTIGLDVLVKLKIRKFLKEINETYKTTILLTTHDLTDIEALCERVVLLDEGKIIYDGKLAELQTDAVEGKEVEFQFLNETNRIDLPDSARIDWKQKDATTWIANVDGDERVVSELISAVVHRNLIKNVRINEISTEEIIRKIYEEGMTTS
- a CDS encoding LCP family protein — its product is MLTIKKVILFSLVTIAIFGTLAVFQSNNNLNNGQTNQIHPQTIETEVVVETEITESNINEVTEIKRRTNPFSIRKTPKPLSILLFGVDRTPDEKYGRSDSIMLALVQPETKELMLMSIPRDTYINIPDHGYHKLNRSFQLGGPTLTKQTVSDWLEFEINETASIDYASFEKMIDLIGGIEMHVDRRMAHNEFIIEEGLQTLSGKEALYFVRFRKSLDGNHDSDYKRTERQRQLLTKLTSELLKSRSFTESFSLLRSLFKTVDTTLSLQQIITYGHHYSDFSSEKITTLSITGHGDRRGGLWYEIIPDKELEEKQKLIYEFMNPQGE
- a CDS encoding glutamate-1-semialdehyde 2,1-aminomutase, with amino-acid sequence MERKQSEVLYEEAQQHIVGGVNSPSRSFKGVGGGTPIFMERAKGAYFWDVDGNKYIDYLAAYGPIITGHAHPHITKAITNACENGILYGTPTGLEVTFAKMLKEAIPSMEKVRFVNSGTEAVMTTIRVARAYTGRDKIIKFAGCYHGHSDLVLVAAGSGPSTLGTPDSAGVPKSIAKEVITVPFNDIEAYEQALKKWGNEIAAVLVEPIVGNFGIVEPFPGFLEKVNELTHKAGALVIYDEVITAFRFMYGGAQNLLGVEPDITALGKIIGGGLPIGAYGGKKAIMEQVAPLGPAYQAGTMAGNPASISAGIACLEILQQPGVYEQLDQFGEILEKGIKSLAEKYNIPITLNRLMGALTIYFTTEIVTNYDLAEQTDGEMFAKFFKLMLNEGINLAPSKYEAWFLTTEHTEEDLTYTLKAVENAFIALNNE
- a CDS encoding glutamate synthase-related protein; protein product: MKRKWSPENFTGFKNEEHDSCGIVSAIEKKRIPTKKNIDDCIDALVKMNHRAGFINEEGDGVGIHIDIPRALWKEKLQQSSQNTGLVDDSNFVVGHFFINKGTNVDKAKETIIAHFAEADLDILFESDQVTNSDALGPMGRSQEPCFWQVALFPKEKIDNLSSKLFNLIIKIEKDLAVHVASLSQYHAVYKVLGAGDILPKFYQDLANPLVASTMTLGHNRYSTNTLSNFFRVQPFSVIGHNGEINTIAKLRDEAQMLGVPLVEGASDSQDLSRILETFICEHNYSLFEALEIMFPPIINEIKAFPDHLQDLYTYIREAWGHFAQGPAGIISRFGDEAAFSLDSLGLRPLWMIENETSFYFSSEQGILSSNEFVSEPKPLAPGEKVGLKWKEDDTIQVYFHEEVQEEVYTRMNKRLSVAGSRKRLTTILAKGNTPHKMKIKVTNNYYSAFGWDREHIQMVEQMAEKGVEPIRSLGHDAPLAALDQGRKNLADFIKESVAVVTNPAIDRDREMEHFSTRVIVGKRPSLFSDAPFNVAELVSPLLIEGSPGELLASQHNHPTYEQILEKFKTTDEIYYLALSFSKDETISAALDRLTNEAASAIEGGAALLVLDDEKAHKENQLWLDPHLAVSAIDQGLTEKQLRRGCSIAVRSASIRSLHDIAVLFGLGADVINPYLMFATVVEQDDKPAVQLFTALNKGLEKVISTLGIHELRGYGRLFSAMGLNKEVADVLNIVNFLGSSEVAFNFDAIKKDSIARYEDFHKENAKAGKLFHFFPRIWKSIGDLSSGVASYEDFKNKLEEQELKNPISIRHLTDLVHSKKPLNPEEVDVGVKNHSLPFMISSMSFGSQNEIAFRAYAEAAERLNMISFNGEGGEIKDMLGKYPNTRGQQVASGRFGVNVELLNSTNLIELKIGQGAKPGEGGHLPGSKVTAKVAAARNATTGSDLISPSNNHDIYSIEDLAQIITEFKTANDQAKVAVKVPIVPNIGTIAVGIAKAGADYITLSGFDGGTGAARVHALQHVGLPIEIGVKAAHNALIEAGLRNSVELWADGGMRSALDVMKVILLGANRVGFGTLAMIAVGCTTCRGCHLDTCHVGIATQIESEEQAKEHGLRRFVPRKFDLAVEGLTNLFTAFGKELQVLTATLGAKRTQDLVGRSDLLQQVRGKELMNLSSMLETIAVTDISHYEAQTEIEEGRLAVAVGAEYLDNNVEELSQSREFTRVTAEQRVLGSRVSCHRVRGKLDGSYRNLPEITLNFKEGSIPGNGLGAYNSSGVTINVHGGAQDGVGKTSFGGSFAILKSEGRDGRFYNGSVGKGAGYGAQQGLFIIQGNADARAGIRLSGADIIIGGRVTKPLRTDYFANIATHANIKGFAFEYMTNGRGVVLGDPGPWICAGMTGGVVYLRHQPEVGLTKAALQKRIAKGANVSIEPLSNKGIDDLTELLTKYKNTLTENGQTEEAEIIAMLLAEPEEHFLQVIPTKLQADPSVSTE
- a CDS encoding FUSC family protein, with protein sequence MKLGARIFKTGLSITLSLYVAMFFNLSPPMFAALAATFAIQPSIQKSFQTILEQVQANIISAILAIVFVLTFGHHPFVVGVVVIIVIAINLQLKMEAIIPLAVVTVIIIMESPTDDFIAFATTRFLLIIIGVFSAFIVNLVFIPPKHETQLYHKISDSTENIIKWIRLLTRNDAKQKMLKKDLSRLKDTMIKINNLFLLYKEERNYFKKRQYAKARKVVLFRHMLATSNKALVILKSLNRRENELHHMPEELQTLIRERLDYLTNYHERILLKYVGKVKTHTTEECIQEVCLGKQELMELFVNFYKKEEIDSDEWLHLFPIIAQIVEYSDQLEYLDKLVNGFFKYHKKENKVNIKEREE
- a CDS encoding RDD family protein, translating into MEQKWINKMLDEKYQAGLFSRLVALFYDLMTLAITLLIVGTLTTRWMYGQTNAPELNDMVMIREYILEHEFHLFVINWVVLATVAILIQYVFPMFSKQTVGMKMVGLYLRDENAIEISKVQYVKRELMKLYLFPTLFLSLKKGKRPLYDEKSKSYLLK